TTACGAGATTGATCCTTTCCAATGAGAAATTCAAACCGAAGTGCGATCGCCTGGTCATGAGTAAGAGACTATTTTAGAAGCCAACCATTTACTTGATTCAGAAAGTAATGAAGCTCTACTACATTCCTACGACACGAGCAGTACGTCCTCGGTGGCTCCTAGAAGAAATCGGAGTTCCCTATGAATTGATACAGGTTGACATGAGCATGACTCAGGAGCCAGAGTATAAAAAATTGCACCCACATGGAAAAGTACCAATTCTCATAGATGGGGAAGTGACAATTTTTGAATCTGCTGCTATCTGTGCTTATCTTGCTGATAAATATCAGACAATGGGTTTTGCTCCAGCAATAGACAGTCCGGAGCGTGGCTATTACTATCAGTGGCTATTTTACGCTACAGCTACATTAGAACCACCTGTAGAACATTTTATGTTTGATGTTCTACCTAATCTGCCAGAAAAAATACTACCAATAAAGGCACGCTCCGCAGTTTCAACACAAGAGGCTTTGCAATGGTTTGACAAAGTTTCTC
The genomic region above belongs to Calothrix sp. NIES-2098 and contains:
- a CDS encoding putative glutathione S-transferase, with protein sequence MKLYYIPTTRAVRPRWLLEEIGVPYELIQVDMSMTQEPEYKKLHPHGKVPILIDGEVTIFESAAICAYLADKYQTMGFAPAIDSPERGYYYQWLFYATATLEPPVEHFMFDVLPNLPEKILPIKARSAVSTQEALQWFDKVSLPLTELLSDKNYLVADKFSAADIVTGGVLLWAFKLGMLKDDSPLNRYIKRLMERPALMRADEDFVS